Proteins encoded in a region of the Teredinibacter purpureus genome:
- a CDS encoding RluA family pseudouridine synthase: MPAKLSSCIVDDFIAPPCYGEIRILYEDTEILLIEKPSGLLSLSGKNPRNKDSVHYRLVQGCLKGEGVEQEVRGFPSATLAHRLDFGTSGIMLIALNKNANSNITKQFQARTVRKEYIAMLEGWLVSDNGKIEYPIAKDKENFPLQKICFDTGKPACSEYQVLERLDKPARCRVKFTPLTGRTHQLRIHSLKVGRPILGCDLYKNNVSEKMANRLLLHASELDFDHPRGGARIKGRSACPF, from the coding sequence ATGCCCGCCAAACTATCTTCTTGTATTGTCGATGACTTTATTGCACCACCTTGTTATGGTGAAATTCGTATCTTGTATGAAGATACGGAAATATTACTTATAGAAAAACCTAGTGGCCTGTTAAGCCTATCGGGTAAAAACCCTCGTAATAAAGATTCAGTGCATTACCGATTAGTGCAGGGGTGCTTAAAGGGAGAGGGGGTAGAGCAAGAGGTTCGTGGGTTTCCCTCGGCAACTTTAGCGCACCGATTAGATTTTGGCACTTCGGGTATTATGCTTATAGCATTGAACAAGAACGCAAATAGTAATATAACTAAACAGTTTCAAGCGCGTACCGTGAGGAAAGAATATATCGCTATGCTAGAAGGCTGGTTGGTGAGTGACAACGGTAAAATTGAATATCCTATTGCTAAAGACAAAGAAAATTTTCCCTTACAAAAAATATGTTTCGATACAGGAAAACCTGCCTGTAGTGAATACCAAGTGTTAGAGCGTCTAGATAAGCCTGCACGTTGTCGAGTGAAATTTACGCCATTAACGGGGCGCACCCATCAGTTGCGAATACATAGCCTTAAAGTTGGTCGGCCTATACTGGGCTGCGATTTGTATAAGAATAATGTTAGTGAGAAAATGGCCAATCGGTTATTGCTGCATGCCAGCGAGCTGGATTTTGACCATCCAAGGGGTGGTGCTCGAATAAAAGGTAGAAGCGCTTGCCCTTTTTAA
- a CDS encoding GFA family protein, translated as MTVRNGSCGCGELKYSVEDEPVNAVFCYCKECQIHTGSDKWFGAWFPKDKFKITAGSPSIYTRKGDSGKDMSHMFCSHCGVMVAAEVTVGNFYSVGVSTLHQVSGLAPSMAIYTASAPSWAVYPEGVPKFDILPPGMGS; from the coding sequence ATGACAGTTAGAAATGGAAGTTGTGGATGCGGCGAATTAAAATATTCTGTCGAAGATGAGCCGGTGAATGCAGTATTTTGTTATTGCAAAGAGTGCCAAATTCATACTGGCTCAGATAAATGGTTTGGCGCATGGTTCCCGAAAGACAAGTTCAAAATTACGGCAGGAAGCCCATCAATCTATACACGTAAAGGCGATTCGGGCAAAGATATGAGCCACATGTTTTGCTCTCATTGCGGGGTAATGGTAGCGGCGGAAGTTACAGTCGGTAATTTTTATTCTGTCGGGGTCTCAACGCTTCATCAAGTGAGTGGTCTTGCACCGTCAATGGCAATTTATACTGCGTCAGCCCCTTCATGGGCCGTTTATCCTGAGGGTGTTCCAAAATTCGATATTTTGCCTCCCGGTATGGGCTCTTAA
- a CDS encoding acyltransferase family protein: protein MRLLWALVQGKLVRNSKIDLLRFIGLSMIIFSHVGSYGVLFQIRNFDVPLMVLVSGMSFGLSYKVNDKYLNYLWKRVKRLIFPVWIFLTIYFISLLMLDPKSLDLNLHKVITSYLLISGIGYVWIIKVFVLVAMISPLIFKLHEKISSHKKYFILLFLVFIIYELLRYLSLPYIQKGAGKTMSYVTHYIVPYGVVFAVGLRIPLLKDVQIRYISIVSFLLFAVPAVGLYLFYGHFVPTQNYKYPPSIYYFSYSLFVSCTLWYYSKEIEGVFSKIKIEKVVTFMANNSIWIYLWHIPIVKYFNAHFLIKYIVVMLLATLLAFIQVYFVKKIITNIASESSKKNIKILFTG from the coding sequence ATGCGCCTGCTATGGGCGTTAGTTCAAGGAAAGCTAGTGCGTAATTCGAAAATCGATCTTTTGAGATTCATTGGTCTATCAATGATTATATTTTCTCATGTTGGTTCATATGGAGTTCTCTTTCAGATTCGTAATTTTGATGTTCCTTTAATGGTTTTAGTTTCAGGTATGTCGTTCGGTTTGAGTTATAAGGTTAATGATAAATATTTAAATTACCTATGGAAGCGGGTGAAAAGGTTAATATTTCCTGTATGGATATTTTTAACAATATATTTTATTTCATTGTTAATGCTAGACCCGAAAAGCTTAGATCTAAATTTACATAAAGTTATAACATCATATTTACTTATTAGTGGTATCGGCTATGTTTGGATTATAAAAGTATTTGTTTTGGTGGCAATGATTTCCCCGCTTATTTTTAAACTTCATGAAAAAATTAGTTCGCATAAAAAATATTTTATTTTGTTGTTTTTGGTTTTTATTATTTATGAACTCCTTAGGTATTTATCTTTACCGTATATCCAAAAAGGAGCAGGAAAAACCATGTCGTATGTAACACATTATATTGTTCCTTATGGGGTAGTGTTTGCTGTCGGCTTGCGCATACCATTGCTTAAAGACGTACAAATAAGATACATTTCAATTGTAAGCTTTCTCCTTTTTGCTGTGCCAGCTGTAGGGTTGTATTTGTTTTATGGCCATTTTGTACCTACTCAAAACTATAAATACCCACCATCTATTTATTATTTTTCATATTCTTTATTCGTGTCCTGTACGTTGTGGTATTACTCAAAAGAAATTGAAGGTGTTTTTTCAAAAATAAAAATAGAAAAGGTTGTAACTTTTATGGCGAATAATTCAATTTGGATTTATCTATGGCATATTCCGATCGTTAAATATTTTAATGCTCATTTTTTAATTAAATATATTGTTGTTATGTTGCTAGCTACTTTACTTGCTTTCATACAGGTCTACTTTGTTAAAAAAATTATTACGAATATTGCAAGTGAGTCCTCGAAAAAAAATATAAAAATATTATTCACCGGCTAA
- a CDS encoding tyrosine-type recombinase/integrase: protein MNKTQQKRFDSLYRKHVSALKRQGKADTTIDVYSRALRRITAFFDCPPDTLTQEHFEAYFESLVRTHSWSTVKVDRNGLQFFYKYVLKKEWNWVEIVRPPKVKTLPDVLTLKELERLLNGTRELRFQAFIFTSFSMGLRLAEALNLQVGDIDSERMKIHVRCAKGKKDRYVTLPQSTLQTLRAYWATHRHPRFLFPRGRDAQERHTATAAMDRGGLQKSFKAIVKDVGISKAITIHSLRHCYGTLLTEAGVGLRSIQHEMGHECPKTTALYTQLSNHTDVNAGKRINALMNKLRILWGQA from the coding sequence ATGAACAAAACACAGCAAAAACGATTCGATTCACTGTACCGCAAGCATGTTAGCGCATTGAAACGGCAAGGCAAAGCCGATACAACTATCGATGTTTATTCTCGCGCCCTTAGGCGTATTACAGCGTTTTTCGACTGCCCGCCTGATACCCTTACCCAAGAACACTTCGAAGCCTATTTCGAATCCCTTGTTCGCACCCACTCATGGTCTACCGTCAAAGTCGATCGCAATGGCCTCCAATTCTTCTATAAGTACGTACTCAAAAAAGAGTGGAACTGGGTCGAGATTGTTCGGCCACCTAAAGTCAAAACCCTTCCCGATGTGTTAACGCTAAAAGAACTCGAACGCCTACTGAATGGTACCCGGGAGTTACGCTTTCAGGCCTTTATCTTTACTTCGTTTAGTATGGGGCTTCGTCTTGCTGAAGCCCTGAACCTTCAGGTTGGCGATATTGATAGTGAGCGTATGAAGATTCACGTTCGATGCGCTAAAGGTAAGAAAGATCGCTACGTCACCTTGCCGCAGTCAACACTACAGACCTTACGCGCTTACTGGGCAACACACCGCCACCCTAGGTTCCTATTTCCGCGTGGACGCGACGCTCAGGAGCGGCATACAGCAACAGCCGCCATGGACCGAGGCGGTCTTCAGAAGTCTTTTAAGGCCATTGTAAAAGACGTAGGTATTAGTAAAGCGATCACCATTCATAGCTTGCGGCACTGCTACGGTACGCTATTGACAGAAGCCGGTGTAGGCCTACGCTCTATTCAGCATGAAATGGGACACGAATGCCCAAAGACTACAGCGTTGTATACACAGCTATCCAATCACACAGACGTTAATGCGGGCAAACGCATCAACGCACTCATGAACAAGCTGCGTATTTTGTGGGGCCAAGCATGA
- a CDS encoding IS91 family transposase — protein sequence MSTPAHTLQAITEKYRTRFESRYRSKINKDQWSALNAITGCRKGQYGELGTTCSSCPYSQNIPQSCGHRACNQCQYGSTQDWLERQLQKQLPVDYYMATFTLPSELRALSKAHRKTVYRLLLESATKTLKTFGLNKRGFEAELGMCAVLHTHSRRLDYHPHVHIVIPGGGLHRRRKEWRKLKGKYLFNGRALAKVFRGVFLKALNDAGLPPHKSPKKWIVQCTKVGRGKEALQYLSRYLYRGVIANTNIVADDGTHITFQYIDSKTKIRKTRTLLGEDFLYLLLQHVLPKGFRRARDYGFLHGNAKRILRIVQWILKVDIENTTQKEPQMKKRMMCPKCHSIMNVIGRHWLKPSPS from the coding sequence ATGAGTACGCCAGCGCACACCCTACAAGCTATCACTGAAAAGTATCGAACCCGTTTTGAGTCTCGCTATAGATCCAAGATTAACAAAGATCAATGGTCGGCCTTGAACGCCATAACCGGTTGTCGTAAAGGGCAGTATGGCGAACTAGGCACAACCTGTTCTTCTTGCCCCTACAGCCAAAACATTCCGCAATCATGCGGGCATAGGGCCTGTAATCAATGCCAATATGGCAGCACTCAAGACTGGCTTGAACGGCAATTACAAAAACAGCTGCCCGTAGATTACTACATGGCGACCTTTACGTTGCCAAGCGAGTTAAGAGCCCTATCAAAAGCCCATCGTAAAACGGTATACAGGCTTTTACTCGAATCGGCGACGAAGACTCTAAAGACATTCGGGCTAAATAAGCGAGGCTTTGAGGCAGAACTGGGCATGTGCGCAGTATTGCATACTCACTCACGACGCCTCGACTACCACCCTCACGTTCATATTGTCATTCCTGGTGGTGGCCTGCACCGCCGCCGAAAGGAATGGCGCAAGCTAAAAGGCAAATACCTATTTAACGGCCGAGCCCTCGCCAAGGTATTCCGAGGAGTCTTTTTAAAGGCACTCAATGATGCGGGGCTACCACCTCATAAATCACCTAAGAAATGGATTGTTCAGTGCACTAAGGTCGGACGAGGTAAAGAGGCGCTGCAATACTTATCGCGGTACTTATACCGCGGAGTAATCGCCAACACCAATATCGTTGCCGACGACGGCACCCACATTACGTTTCAATACATCGATAGCAAAACAAAGATAAGAAAAACCCGCACGCTACTGGGCGAAGATTTTTTGTATCTTTTGCTTCAACACGTATTACCCAAAGGGTTTAGGCGAGCGCGCGACTACGGTTTCTTACATGGAAACGCCAAGCGTATATTGCGCATTGTTCAGTGGATACTAAAAGTGGATATTGAGAACACCACACAGAAAGAGCCTCAAATGAAAAAGCGAATGATGTGCCCCAAGTGTCACTCAATAATGAATGTAATAGGTAGGCACTGGCTTAAACCATCCCCAAGCTAG
- a CDS encoding carboxypeptidase regulatory-like domain-containing protein, with protein sequence MKIISVLLFCVLLSGCYPVYKTLQPRSNILVVDEFGVPLQGATVVLVSNAYPYGNEKTRMEVVTNYKGEARFPSSKEWRMEVMVMHGMEVYYWNWCVTKKGYTTYVTHDGSSKDFDRKPTVKLSKGSTTKCPVKLY encoded by the coding sequence ATGAAGATTATCTCTGTTCTCTTATTTTGTGTTTTGTTGTCGGGTTGTTATCCGGTATACAAAACATTACAGCCAAGATCGAACATTTTGGTTGTAGATGAATTCGGTGTGCCATTACAAGGAGCTACCGTTGTATTGGTGTCGAATGCATATCCATACGGTAATGAGAAAACTCGAATGGAGGTCGTGACAAACTATAAAGGTGAGGCTCGTTTTCCTAGCTCTAAGGAGTGGAGGATGGAAGTTATGGTTATGCACGGTATGGAAGTATATTATTGGAACTGGTGCGTCACCAAAAAAGGGTATACAACATACGTTACACACGATGGTAGCTCTAAAGATTTTGATCGTAAACCTACTGTAAAGTTAAGCAAGGGGTCTACGACAAAGTGTCCAGTCAAGCTTTACTAG
- the istB gene encoding IS21-like element helper ATPase IstB yields MNIQHERIRSACTQLKLESMAREWSALADKASSTEQTLADFFEQLLRTELDAKAERTQATLLKFAGLPAQKRIEDYDFKFASGAPKKQIQELAGLGFLERTENVVLLGPSGVGKSHLAIALAYKAILTGHKTRFITAADLMLQLSTAKAQGRLDGYLKRNIIGPKLMIIDEIGYLPFGREEANLFFNVIAKRYEKGSIIVTSNLPFSQWSNAFADDTTLTAALLDRLLHHAHIVQISGESYRLKNKKHAGIAPPQSINN; encoded by the coding sequence ATGAACATTCAACACGAACGCATACGCAGTGCTTGCACGCAGCTAAAGTTGGAATCAATGGCCAGAGAGTGGTCGGCGCTAGCCGATAAAGCCAGCTCAACTGAGCAAACCCTAGCAGACTTCTTTGAGCAATTACTGCGCACCGAGCTAGATGCAAAAGCTGAACGTACGCAAGCGACATTACTAAAGTTTGCTGGTTTGCCAGCCCAAAAGCGCATAGAAGATTACGACTTCAAGTTTGCCTCAGGAGCCCCCAAAAAACAGATTCAGGAACTTGCTGGATTAGGTTTTTTAGAGCGGACAGAGAATGTGGTGTTACTTGGTCCAAGTGGTGTAGGAAAGAGCCATCTTGCAATCGCTTTGGCCTATAAAGCCATTTTGACGGGTCACAAAACGCGCTTTATAACCGCTGCCGACTTAATGTTGCAGCTTTCCACAGCAAAAGCGCAAGGCCGACTTGATGGTTATCTTAAGCGAAATATTATTGGGCCGAAATTAATGATCATTGATGAGATTGGCTATCTACCCTTTGGGCGAGAGGAGGCGAATTTATTCTTCAATGTCATAGCAAAACGTTACGAAAAAGGCAGCATTATCGTCACCAGCAATCTGCCGTTCTCACAATGGTCAAATGCCTTTGCTGACGATACAACACTAACCGCAGCACTACTCGATCGGCTACTGCATCACGCACACATTGTACAAATATCGGGAGAAAGCTATCGGCTGAAAAACAAAAAGCATGCGGGCATCGCCCCGCCACAATCGATCAATAATTAA
- the tnpA gene encoding IS66 family insertion sequence element accessory protein TnpA produces MAKHRSPRLSESEWQTLYERYESSDLTMTDFCKKQKISYANFRRRRKIHN; encoded by the coding sequence ATGGCCAAACACAGATCTCCCCGCCTATCTGAATCAGAGTGGCAGACCCTATATGAGAGGTATGAATCCTCTGACCTGACCATGACAGATTTTTGCAAGAAACAAAAGATTTCTTATGCAAATTTCCGTCGTAGGAGGAAGATCCATAATTAG
- the tnpC gene encoding IS66 family transposase, with protein MNDVAKLEKENELLREELARRDVQVESLKEQIRLFLHKKFSASSEKISPDQLGLFNEAESLAEDVSTEDESVTTTVKSHERKCKPRVSIPDELPREDIIHDLPEEDKVCPHDGTELEVIGSDDLEQLDIIPAQIKVIRHRRLKYACPCCEGHIKTAARSVKLPIEKSIASPGLLAYIATQKYCDALPLYRQSEMFKRIGIELDRTNLANWMVKVGDLVQPLIDSLQSYLQQKELLHLDETTLQVLDEPGKKAQSKSYLWLMASFGDQPVLLYHYSPSRSQETPNAFLSNQTKAIMVDGYDGYQPACNSYDIVRLGCWAHARRKFIEAQKAQLKKKTGKADVAINYIQKLYQIESRTKHDPPDKRFEIRQKEAKPTLEKLRKWLDKSLLTVPPKTALGKALVYLANQWNRLTNYVEDGSYPIDNNAAERSIRPFTIGRKNWLFAKSQAGARASANIYSLVETAKANGLNPYEYLRHVFETLPNLSSDNTMGSLLPWNVALD; from the coding sequence ATGAATGACGTGGCGAAGCTAGAAAAAGAAAATGAATTATTGCGAGAAGAGCTTGCAAGGCGTGATGTGCAAGTAGAATCGTTAAAGGAACAAATCCGTCTTTTTCTTCATAAAAAATTTTCCGCTTCCAGCGAAAAAATATCACCAGATCAACTCGGCCTCTTTAACGAGGCTGAATCTCTCGCCGAAGATGTATCCACTGAGGATGAATCGGTAACAACAACCGTAAAATCGCACGAGCGAAAATGCAAGCCGCGCGTCAGCATTCCTGATGAGCTCCCTAGGGAAGATATTATTCACGACCTTCCCGAAGAAGATAAAGTCTGCCCTCATGACGGAACAGAACTTGAGGTTATCGGTAGCGATGACCTTGAGCAATTAGATATTATTCCAGCTCAAATAAAAGTCATTCGTCATCGTCGACTCAAATACGCTTGCCCTTGCTGCGAAGGCCACATAAAAACAGCCGCGCGCTCAGTGAAACTCCCGATCGAGAAGAGCATTGCAAGTCCAGGGCTTCTAGCTTACATTGCGACGCAAAAATATTGCGATGCATTGCCACTTTATCGCCAAAGTGAGATGTTTAAGCGGATCGGCATTGAACTAGATCGTACAAACCTGGCGAATTGGATGGTTAAAGTCGGTGATCTTGTTCAGCCACTGATTGATTCATTGCAAAGTTACTTACAGCAAAAAGAATTATTACATCTGGATGAAACCACGCTGCAAGTTTTAGATGAGCCGGGAAAGAAAGCGCAAAGTAAAAGTTATCTATGGCTAATGGCAAGCTTCGGAGATCAACCGGTGCTCCTTTATCATTACTCACCTTCGCGATCACAAGAAACACCCAATGCGTTTTTATCCAATCAAACAAAAGCCATAATGGTCGACGGTTACGATGGCTATCAGCCTGCTTGTAATAGTTATGACATAGTACGCTTAGGTTGCTGGGCGCATGCACGCCGAAAGTTTATAGAAGCCCAAAAGGCTCAACTGAAGAAAAAAACAGGAAAAGCAGACGTAGCAATAAACTATATACAAAAACTTTATCAAATCGAATCTAGAACTAAACATGATCCCCCGGATAAGCGCTTTGAAATCAGGCAAAAGGAGGCCAAACCAACCCTGGAAAAACTAAGAAAATGGTTGGATAAAAGTTTATTAACGGTGCCGCCGAAAACAGCTTTGGGTAAAGCTCTTGTGTATCTCGCTAATCAATGGAATAGGCTTACCAATTACGTTGAAGACGGCTCGTACCCGATTGATAATAATGCAGCTGAGCGTTCAATACGCCCATTTACGATCGGCAGGAAAAACTGGCTCTTTGCAAAAAGTCAGGCTGGCGCACGTGCCAGTGCAAATATCTATAGTCTGGTAGAAACGGCAAAGGCGAACGGGTTGAATCCCTATGAATACTTGCGCCATGTGTTTGAAACGTTGCCAAACCTAAGTAGTGATAACACTATGGGTTCTTTGCTACCCTGGAATGTAGCGCTTGATTAA
- the tnpB gene encoding IS66 family insertion sequence element accessory protein TnpB (TnpB, as the term is used for proteins encoded by IS66 family insertion elements, is considered an accessory protein, since TnpC, encoded by a neighboring gene, is a DDE family transposase.) codes for MPYQHAVTVFYDSSAQSRMIKWSNSINVYLHRDPVDFRKAINGLSLIVSDDMALSPFDRAIFVFCNKRRSQLKVLYWDETGFVLWQKRLEKEKFKWPKRSSSETIKIDSEQWHWLLRGFDITQIKPHKQLIYSAVG; via the coding sequence ATGCCCTACCAGCATGCAGTTACAGTCTTTTACGACTCTAGTGCACAGTCTCGCATGATTAAGTGGTCAAACTCCATCAACGTTTATTTGCATCGAGACCCTGTGGACTTCAGAAAAGCCATTAACGGTCTATCGTTGATCGTATCAGATGATATGGCGTTATCGCCTTTTGACCGCGCCATTTTCGTTTTCTGTAATAAGCGCCGCTCTCAGCTCAAAGTACTTTATTGGGATGAAACAGGCTTCGTTCTCTGGCAAAAGCGCTTAGAGAAAGAGAAGTTTAAATGGCCAAAGCGCTCAAGTAGCGAAACCATAAAAATCGATAGTGAGCAATGGCATTGGCTATTACGCGGGTTCGATATCACACAAATAAAACCTCATAAGCAGCTCATCTATAGTGCTGTAGGATAG
- the tnpA gene encoding IS66 family insertion sequence element accessory protein TnpA gives MRKYRKYDWPKLIVDFEASDKTQTQFCKERDINSRYFNQQLHKHRNQDKTKFIELEVEPQQTATAKTSLIIVVGRCKIECPTSMQLQSFTTLVHSLA, from the coding sequence ATGAGAAAATACCGTAAATACGATTGGCCAAAGCTAATTGTAGATTTTGAGGCTAGCGATAAAACCCAAACTCAATTTTGCAAGGAGCGTGACATAAACTCACGCTATTTCAATCAACAGCTACATAAACACCGCAACCAAGATAAAACCAAGTTCATCGAGTTGGAGGTCGAGCCGCAGCAAACGGCCACCGCAAAAACCAGCCTAATAATCGTCGTAGGTCGATGTAAAATCGAATGCCCTACCAGCATGCAGTTACAGTCTTTTACGACTCTAGTGCACAGTCTCGCATGA
- a CDS encoding glycosyltransferase family 2 protein, with the protein MFTVVIPTLDRPSYLVRAIRSVLAQEVRGVEIIVVDDCSAESYDEILSEFETEVIYIRHASTQGVSNTRNTGLLAAKNEWVAFLDDDDEFRPGYLEYMASNIEASSYSNTFFWCGVEFVQSNINADQRRLYRTYPDVYESSFEATRDALSIGASFGFLIRRDDLIAAGMFNHSYKVAEDTELMVRLLSRGMNPVSVSFIGIVKYEDHISRLASSFEIYSDLNVYERIFMEHSHFFSSNPLQYCIMMRWALRLHIEFSNYPSAKGILWSMFKLGFFHDYLSGSVKLYKKRMVGLLVKA; encoded by the coding sequence ATGTTTACCGTCGTTATTCCAACATTAGATAGACCATCCTACCTAGTCAGGGCTATAAGAAGTGTATTGGCTCAAGAGGTGCGAGGTGTTGAAATTATTGTTGTCGATGATTGTTCCGCTGAGTCCTATGATGAGATCCTGTCTGAGTTTGAGACTGAGGTGATCTACATCAGACACGCCTCCACCCAAGGTGTCTCTAATACTCGTAATACTGGATTGTTAGCGGCAAAAAATGAATGGGTCGCTTTCTTGGATGATGATGATGAGTTTCGGCCAGGTTATTTGGAGTATATGGCTTCAAATATAGAAGCATCTAGTTATTCGAATACATTCTTTTGGTGTGGTGTTGAATTTGTTCAATCAAATATCAATGCTGATCAACGAAGGTTGTATAGGACTTACCCTGATGTCTATGAGAGCTCATTTGAGGCAACTAGAGACGCTCTTTCGATAGGAGCTAGTTTTGGCTTTCTCATTCGGCGTGATGATCTTATTGCGGCTGGTATGTTTAACCATTCATACAAGGTTGCTGAGGACACCGAGCTTATGGTTCGTCTATTAAGTCGTGGAATGAATCCAGTATCAGTGAGTTTTATTGGTATAGTAAAGTACGAAGACCATATTAGTCGCCTGGCTTCAAGTTTTGAAATATATTCAGACCTTAATGTTTATGAGAGGATATTTATGGAACACTCGCACTTTTTCAGTTCCAATCCTTTGCAATATTGCATAATGATGCGGTGGGCATTAAGGCTTCATATTGAGTTCTCAAACTATCCCTCTGCTAAAGGTATTTTGTGGAGTATGTTTAAATTGGGATTTTTCCACGATTATCTCAGTGGATCTGTAAAGTTATATAAAAAACGAATGGTGGGACTGTTAGTAAAGGCCTAG
- a CDS encoding DUF6492 family protein: MDIVTTIFDDEAEFRLLRLQAKSYTLVDPESVNTVFIIYNDKHFDVFTNKKLPVLVNDYPEAFRGKLEFVDSEVFGIDRLTPGWLSQQQIKLAVSTIVKSECYLVLDAKNHFIRKVTKGSFLSQEDAGKPYLYLGDSGSMISCYLNCLKYFKAENQFTDIKRMPVTITPFIFISKYVTLLLRKISLRSFRNLHLLASHIATHKGFSKKHWIAESLLLLFSRDGYDSCTEFYLYTAFLVSQKNLDDHFEIPVNISGFCVFSQNPEDHYWNSLDGKLIALEDTNIKVFGLHREVLRYLNDGYRNNLITLYSTFYDELIVEYIRKEILPLDVTK, translated from the coding sequence ATGGATATAGTAACGACAATATTTGATGATGAAGCAGAGTTTAGACTTTTGAGGTTGCAGGCTAAGTCTTATACTCTGGTTGACCCTGAAAGTGTGAACACAGTATTCATAATCTATAACGATAAGCACTTTGATGTATTTACAAATAAAAAACTGCCAGTGTTAGTTAACGATTATCCTGAAGCGTTTAGGGGGAAGCTGGAGTTTGTAGATAGTGAAGTTTTCGGGATAGATCGCTTGACACCTGGCTGGTTGAGTCAGCAGCAGATCAAACTTGCTGTCTCCACGATAGTGAAAAGTGAATGTTATCTTGTCCTTGATGCTAAAAATCATTTTATTAGAAAGGTAACAAAAGGTTCATTTTTGAGTCAAGAAGATGCTGGAAAGCCGTACCTCTATCTTGGAGACTCAGGATCTATGATCTCTTGTTACCTGAATTGCCTTAAATATTTCAAAGCAGAGAATCAATTTACTGATATTAAAAGGATGCCTGTAACAATCACACCTTTCATATTTATTTCTAAGTATGTCACTTTGTTGCTGAGGAAGATTTCATTAAGAAGCTTTAGAAATCTTCACCTATTGGCCTCTCATATCGCTACACATAAGGGATTTTCAAAAAAACATTGGATTGCTGAATCTCTGTTGTTATTGTTCTCGCGAGATGGTTATGATAGCTGTACAGAGTTCTACTTGTACACAGCCTTTTTGGTCAGTCAGAAAAATTTAGATGATCACTTCGAAATTCCAGTGAATATCTCTGGCTTTTGCGTATTTTCACAAAATCCAGAGGATCATTATTGGAATTCATTGGATGGTAAACTTATAGCGCTAGAAGATACAAATATCAAAGTCTTTGGGCTTCACAGAGAGGTTTTACGATATTTAAATGACGGATATAGAAATAACCTTATAACGCTATATTCAACCTTTTATGATGAGCTTATTGTTGAATATATTCGCAAAGAAATATTGCCTCTTGATGTGACAAAGTAG